The Panthera leo isolate Ple1 chromosome A3, P.leo_Ple1_pat1.1, whole genome shotgun sequence genome contains the following window.
GACCAGGTGCTCATAAGCCTCTGCTTGGATACTACCTATGACGGGGCACTCATCACCTTTCATCGTAGCCCATATTATTTGCCACAGCTCAAATCACTTCCTCATCTCATCGGTCCTGACTCTTCCCTCTGGGACCCCCAGTCACATTTATTGCTCCTGCCCAAGGCCAGGTATGCAGAGGTTTGCTGCCCAACCAGTCAGCTCCAGATCCTTGCAGGGCACAAGATTAGGACCCTTCACGTGACCTCCTTCCCTGCACAGCCTCCAATAAGCACTAATATATGATGGCACCAGAACAGGCCACGTGATGGTCGTCTGGGAGCTTTATCTTCCCAAATTCTATTCTTTATTCCAGTAGCAGACCCTCCATTTTCCACTCTCATTCCAAGGCCTGCAGAGTCGCAGCGTGAGCACATGACCCAGACCCGGCCCATCAGAGCATTCCATCTCTGGTGTCAGTGATTAGTTTAGGATTGGCCATGTGGTCCACGCTAAACCAATGAGAAGCAGCCTTGGTAATTTAGTTAGAACTATTGGACAACAGGCCTCTTTTGTTGTTGGCCTCTTTGCcaccaccggggggggggggggggggggggggggggggggggggggggggggggggggggggggggggggggggggaggctgccTGAGAATTTAGCCAACAAAGTGGACAACAAAGgccaagggaggagggagatcCTGAGGACTTTGGGCACCTAAGATCTAGCCATGCCTGAAATTAAGATCTACCACTAGAGTCTCCAATCACGTGAGCCCAAAGATTCCCTTTTGGGCTTAAGCCAGTTAAGTTGAAATTGTCTCCTGCACTGAAAGAATCCTGGACGAATACAATTCAGATCAAAGAttaagacaaatataaaaattaatgagtaACTGGATGGAAAACTAGGATGTTGAAGTAGGATAGTGAGTATAATATATGTAGCCACTGCTCCcatataaatgttagctgttgctAGTAGGacaggcttccaggaggagggggCATTTGAAGTGGCACAGGGAAAAGCCTATTAAGGGAAAAGGGGACATGGACCCACGATCAGACGTGCTGTGCAAGAGCCTAGTGGGAGCACTGGTGGGAGAATTTGAGAAAGGACTTGAGGGCCAGGCTAAGGTTTGAGACAAGATCATGCAGGTAACAAGCTAGTGAGGATTTTAGGACAGGGGTAGTGACCAGAGCAGCCTGGCAGTGTGGGCCATGCTGGATGGACCAGTGGGAGACTATGGAGCAGAAAACCAAGCACTGGTGGTAATGCCCACGCGGGAATACAGGGACGCCGGCACAGGCAGCAGACTCCTACCTGTCCAGAGAGGTGAGCATCAGCAGCCGGTCCTCACGAACTGAGTACTGGATTTTCAGGTTGAAGTGCTGGTGGGTGGCGGGTGGGGACAAAATCAGGGAGAAGGCAGTGGTAAAACCAGGGGCCCCACCTTCCCAGTACCATTGCCTTAACAAAGCAGaggtcttcctctctgcccatcttATCTGCAGGAACTGAATCCAGTAGTCTCCCCTTGCCCCAAGCCCAGGCTCCTTATCTTCTCTGTAGCTGCCCCAGGGCAAGACTCTCAGAATACCTAGCACATTTGTAGGTCCTTGTGCACACCGCATTATTGCTTCAGCCTTTGAACATCCTGTGATCTCTACCTGTAGTGCCCTCCATCACCAGCCTCCCCAGCATCAACCCTTTCCCTGGCCAGCTCCTGCTCAACCTTCAAAACACAGCTCAGgcatcacctcctctgggaagtccTCTGTGATTTCCTCAACTAGATTTGGGTTCTTCTGAGGATCCCATAATCCCCTGGGTGAGCCCTTCTCTGCCTTTGTAGATGCTAATGAAGGgcgtgggggggggaggaaggggggagaacaaaaggagagaggaaggagagagaaaggaaggactgAACTCTTGACCTCAGTTTGTTGATCTTTCTAGCCATTCAAAGGTTTAGTGGCAGAGCCAAGGATCAGACGCCAGGTGACAGTTCCCAGGAGGTTAGGATCACATAAATGACAGTAATTAAGGATTCTTCAATCCATTACTTGGCTATTAACTAAGATCCTACACTCCAGTCTTGAATAGCCACAAGGCTGGGCCTAAATGGGGAACAGATTTTACTCACAGTTTCCAGGAGAAAGAGGGATACAGGAGCCTTCCCTCGCCTCCGAGCAGCAAACATCTCCAGGGTGCCATGGAGGTGCAGCAGGCTCTTGCCTGTCTTCATGGTGACCTTGGGGGGCTTGTTTATCCTGATCTGGGTCACCAAGGGCTTCGGCTTGGGATAGGCCTTAGCTACCTACAGAAAGCAGGAAATTCTCCTCAGGGAATGCCACCTCAAACTGGTGGCTTCAGTTGAAACCAGGAGTCCCTCCTGAAATAAGGCGATTTGTACCTTGGACACAGGAAACATGGTATGCAAGGGCTGGAATGTGTCTAtcaggaaataaacaaaacagacagtCTGGCTATTTCTTATTGGACATAGAAAGTAAATCTCACAAAACCTGAGCTGCTTCTATGCTGGACCCAAAGAGCACTTTATGGAGACGTTGGGATGATTTCACATCAGCCAAGGGAAACGTGGCCTTGAAAAGCTGCCTCCCAAGGgtgcctgggcagttcagtcagttaagtgtctgacttcagctcaggtcatgatctcacagttcacgagttcaagccctgcattgggttctgtgctgacagctcagagcctggagtctgcttcagcttctgtatctccctctctctctgcctccccctccccccccgacttgcactctgtctctctcaaaaataaacattaaacaaaaaaaatttttttaagaaaaaaaagaaaagatgcctcTCAAATCCCTTGTCCCTTCAACTGGAAAACAAGGCCAAGTAGGCATGGTGGTCATGGCAGGTCAGGGCACTCACTTTAGGGATGAAGCCAGCCAGTGTCTTAGTGGTTTGTGGGGGCAGCTTACCAATCTACAAAGCAAAATCAAGGTTAGGACTACTaaagccctcccccacccttcctaACAGACTCTATAACGTATGCCCTCTGAGGTTCCCTTCATCATAACCTTATTACTCTGTGATTAAGTAGGTAAGGAGACCCTGGCTAGCCCAGACTGTGGCTTATACATCCCAATGCCCATGGCTCTTAGCGTAATGTCAGATGCTGAGAAAATGTTGGATGAAAAAGTggcagacagatggatggatgtgaTGTATGAGAGGGGGTGGGTGGACAGCTttgtggatggatagatgaatgggaaatggataaacaaatgagtgctgaatggatgcatggatggatagatgaacaCTTATGTAGGAGAATGAATAATAGatgggcaggtggggggtggatggaaggatgaaagGAATGACGTATGGGAGGAGAGTGGATATGAAGATGTGGAATGGTCTGATAAACAGGTGGGAgaatggatgatgaatggattGATTGGTGGGAGGATGAATGAGAAAGtacatggatggatggtggtTACATGGATGGGGGGATGAATGTCTCGATCAGTgatgacggatgaatggatagatgagtAGGAGGATGAATAATGGAGAGttgggtggatagatgggtgtTTGGGTGACCAAAGTCAGATACGTGGACTCACTTATTCAGTAGTACCAGACCCTATTCTAGGTATGGATGGCATAAAGGGTGGATGGATACTAGCTGGAAGGCTAGAGTCTACAGCATGAATATATGATAGcgagatgaatgaatgagtagctGATGACTGGATAAAAAGAAGGTGGATGGATGGCCAGTATATGAGAGTTGTAGGTTGATGGATATATACCTGGCTGTGTCAACAGTTGGATGGGTAGATGAGTAGATGGTGGTTACATGGACAGAGAGATGGTAGGTTTGGGGGCAAACTGATGATAGAAACCCAGATCAGTCCTGGCATCTCCCAGTCTTGGTGTTGCCCATGGCCCCAGGATAATTCTCAGAATAGACACACCAGGCAAGGACTGTCATTACAGGGCAGCTCACCTTCATATCCTGGACATTCACATTAAAGGACTTCTGCAGAAGGGCAAGCTCTGTGGTGAGGAAGGTGGCCGAGAGCAGCAGCTGTGAAGAGCCTTCAGCATACCCCTCAGGGAACTCGAGGGCCTCCCCGGCATCAGCAAGCTGGATGGTGTTGCCCTCTTGCTGCTGCACCACAGGCTGTGGGACAGCGGGGAGAGACATGCTTAGCCTTGGCCATGAAGAACTATGGCTGCAGGCAAGGCCCTGTCCTCAAAACTAAATCAGCCTCCAAGTTGGCAAGTCCCTAGATGGGAGAGCCAAGAGCAGGCTACCCTCCCAGTGTACAGATGGGCAAACTGGGACCTGTGAAGATAAGGGAACCAGTCACTAATCGATGGTGGTTGCTGATGGGATTGCTTAAGTAACTTCATTTAGTCTGACTGACCAGTTGGAGCACTCATTGCTACAGACCTGCTTTCTGTGTATTCTCAGAAGAGGTAAATAGCAAACAACGTGGGGCCTGGAAGAACCACACCGGAGGGAAACTTCACAGGGAGATGACATTGTGGGGTTTTTCTTCCCATTCCTGGAAGAGGCATCTCACCTAGTCACCTGGAGATCTGGAGACCTGAGTGAGGACCCAACTCTGCCACCAGCTCACAGTGAGACCCTAACCaagtcctgcctcctccctgggccccagtgtTCCCATCTGTACAACGGGGTGGGCCACTCATTGGGAGAAGCAGACAGCCTCGGAGAAGGTGCATGTGTGGGGTCAGCAGTCCTGGAAGTCAGCTCAGGACTAAGGGTTCATGTtgagagcagaaagagggagaagctTTCAGTTTTGGGGAACACTTTCATGGCAGGCCTGGTCTGCCAGGGCCCAAGGAGCCCTCGCACCCTCCACAACCCAGTCCAGCCACCTCCCCTGGCAGAGGCAGGCTGGTGAGAGCCCTGTCCCCTGGTGGCCCCCTGGCACTTACACTGAAGGCTACTTGGAGATAGTTGGCTGTGGTGGTTGGCATGGATGTCAGGACATATTTGACGATGCCCATCTGGCCCACGGGCATGGGAGCTGTGCAAAAGGAGGTTCTACTCAGAGAGGCACCAACTGCGGGCAAGCCATAGAGGCTGGCACCAGTCAGCTGCCACCTGAGCTGGCTTGGGTGCCAGAAATCCTTGCCCTCTGTGTGACCCAAGGCAAGTTACTTGAGCCTCTCGGGGTCTTAGTAATTCCATCTGTAGGAGGGAGGCCATGGTGGCTGGCCTGGAAATCCTCCTCCCACACACCTCTCTGCAGGCACAGAGCTTGAGAGTTCCCGAGGGGTGTTGTGGCTCAGTTCCCACAATAGACTGGCGTGATTAAGATTATTGGCTCTgttttacagacgagaaaactgaggctcagaggaatgAAATGATTTGTTCCAGGCCACACTACTGAGCACACGAGCCAGTTTTCTTCAGGCCCAGCCATTGGGCTCTCCTCTCACCTGACTAGGGAACCCTATGAGtcctgagaaaacagaggcagtaaATCCCCTCGACAAAGGAAAGAGAGGTCACCACTATAGGATTACTATTCAGGGTGTAGGCTTTGTGGATGAGCCTACGATGGCTGCTGTTCTTGGAGTCTAGGGGGTGAGGGATAGAACACTGGATGGAAGGCGGAGACCAAAAGCCCAGAGTCCCTCAGGGCCTCAGGCCTCCCATCTGGACAGTAGGCAGATGGAGGGACACCATGACCTTAGACCTCCTCAGTCCCAAGCCTGGGCTTGGAGCAGGTGCTTGAATGGAGAACGGGGGTCTCAAAGTCCAGCCATCCTGATGTCCCCATGTGTGAGCAAGGCATGGCTAGGGCTACCCACCATTCAGGTTGGCCCACTTCCTGTTCACATACACCAGGACCGCGTCGATGGCTGGACACATCTGGAAGCAGAGAAGGTACTGGGCTGAGGGGGCCCCTGCATGGAAGGCCTCACTTCTCACAGCTGAATGGTACTCCATGGGGAGACCCAAGAGCCCTGCAGGGACAAGGGCTGAAGGGGAAACCGAGTCTACACATCACATGGAAAATCAATGGCAGAACCTGGACTAGAATCCAGAGCTCCTGACCACAGCCTGAAAATCAGTAGACTCATTCCCCAATGAGAGGAATGAGTAatggaggcggggcggggggggcaggcTGTGGTGTGTAGTCTgccattttctccttctgtgcTCATGGCAGACATCACTAGAGACACCAACAGCCTCAGAATCCTCCTCAGCTACCGTCAGTCAGTCAGGGTCACAGCCAAGGGAAAACGCACTCGCCATGGTCTGAGCACGTCTATGGATGTGGGTTGACACTTGCCCTGGTACTCACCAGGCTAGGAAGCACTTTGTGTAGGGTGCTGTCCAGGAACTTGTTGACAACCTTAGGCAGCATGCTGGATGCAGAGGATGGGGACAGGGCACAGATGGAAGGAAATTAGGCACAGGACATTCAGGG
Protein-coding sequences here:
- the BPIFB6 gene encoding BPI fold-containing family B member 6, with amino-acid sequence MLRILFLALCGLLTHTRADPGALLRLGLDIMNREVQSAMDESHILEQMAAEAGKKRPGMKPIKGITNLKVKDVQLPVITLSFLPGVGIFQCVSTGMTITGKSFIGGNMEIIVVLNITATNRLLQDEKTGLPTFKSEGCEVVLVSVKTNLPSNMLPKVVNKFLDSTLHKVLPSLMCPAIDAVLVYVNRKWANLNAPMPVGQMGIVKYVLTSMPTTTANYLQVAFSPVVQQQEGNTIQLADAGEALEFPEGYAEGSSQLLLSATFLTTELALLQKSFNVNVQDMKIGKLPPQTTKTLAGFIPKVAKAYPKPKPLVTQIRINKPPKVTMKTGKSLLHLHGTLEMFAARRRGKAPVSLFLLETHFNLKIQYSVREDRLLMLTSLDRLLSLSRESSSIGAFSEKELTGFITDYLQEAYVPVVNDVLQVGFPLPDLLDIDYNLAELDIVENALVLVLDLKLD